A genome region from Cardiocondyla obscurior isolate alpha-2009 linkage group LG14, Cobs3.1, whole genome shotgun sequence includes the following:
- the Cct4 gene encoding T-complex protein 1 subunit delta, with protein sequence MTKNMMKRSMENGDNRGSHSQAYKDKSKPTDIRSSNINAAKAVSDAIRTSLGPRGMDKMIQASNGEVTITNDGATILKGINVIHPAAKMLVELSKAQDIEAGDGTTSVVVIGGSLLEAAERLLQKGIHPTSISDAFQKAASKAVSILAEMSIPVDLTDKESLVKVAATSLNSKVVHQQSSLLAPLAVDAVLKVTEEGKEASVDLNDIKVIKKLGGTVEDTELIDGLIFTQKSCNINGPKRIEKAKIGLIQFCISPPKTDMDHNVIVSDYAAMDRVLKEERAYILNIVKQIKKTGCNVLLVQKSILRDAVSDLAIHFLDKIKVMVIKDVEREDISFVCKTLGCRPIASLDHFVPENLVNAELCEEVQTGSSKFVKITGIQNHGKTVTVLVRGSNKLVLEEAERSLHDALCVIRCLVKQRALIAGGGAPEIELALKLGEYAVTLGGVDAYCIKAFANALEVIPSTLAENAGLNPIATVTELRNRHAEGEVTAGINVRKGAITNILEENVIQPLLVSTSSITLASETVRSILKIDDIVNTTQ encoded by the exons ctgtTAGCGATGCGATACGCACAAGTCTTGGACCAAGGGGCATGGACAAGAtg ATTCAAGCTAGCAATGGAGAAGTTACTATCACAAATGATGGTGCTACCATTCTAAAAGGAATAAATGTGATCCATCCTGCTGCAAAAATG CTTGTTGAGTTATCAAAGGCTCAAGATATAGAGGCTGGCGATGGGACCACAAGTGTTGTTGTCATAGGTGGTTCCTTGTTAGAGGCAGCAGAACGTTTACTGCAAAAAGGCATTCATCCCACTTCTATTAGTGATGCTTTTCAGAAAGCTGCTTCTAAAGCAGTCTCAATTTTGGCAGAAATGTCCATACCTGTTGATTTGACCGATAAAGAATCACTTGTGAAAGTTGCAGCAACATCTCTTAATTCCaag GTTGTGCATCAACAATCTAGTCTTCTTGCACCACTTGCTGTGGATGCAGTATTAAAAGTTACAGAAGAAGGCAAAGAAGCATCAGTTGATCTGAAt gacataaaagttataaagaaATTGGGAGGTACTGTTGAGGACACTGAATTAATAGATGGATTAATATTTACTCAGAAATCTTGTAATATTAATGGCCCGAAACGTATTGAGAAAGCTAAAATTGGTCTAATTCAATTTTGCATTTCACCACCGAAAACCGAT aTGGATCATAACGTTATTGTATCTGACTACGCAGCGATGGATCGCGTTTTAAAAGAAGAACGTGCTTACATATTGAATATTGTAAAACAGATTAAGAAAACAGGCTGCAATGTACTTCTCGTACAAAAGTCTATTTTGCGCGATGCTGTTAGTGATCTCGCGATACATTTCTTGGacaaaattaaagttatgGTGATAAAAGATGTAGAGCGCGAAGATATTTCTTTCGTGTGTAAAACTCTTGGTTGCAGACCAATTGCGTCACTGGATCACTTTGTGCCTGAAAATCTTGTCAACGCCGAACTTTGTGAAGAAGTTCAAACTGGTAGTTCGAAATTTGTAAAA ATCACAGGAATTCAAAACCATGGAAAAACAGTCACAGTTCTCGTGCGCGGTAGCAACAAATTAGTGTTGGAAGAAGCTGAGCGATCATTGCATGATGCCTTGTGTGTCATTCGATGTTTGGTGAAGCAACGAGCGCTGATTGCCGGTGGTGGAGCACCAGAGATTGAGTTGGCATTAAAATTAGGAGAATATGCAGTGACTTTAGGTGGAGTTGATGCATACTGCATCAAAGCATTTGCAAATGCGCTTGAA gTGATTCCGTCGACATTGGCCGAAAATGCGGGTTTAAATCCGATAGCTACGGTAACCGAACTTCGTAATCGACACGCGGAAGGTGAAGTAACAGCGGGAATTAATGTTCGAAAAGGCGCTATCACTAATATATTAGAAGAGAACGTGATTCAACCACTGCTAGTTTCTACTAGTTCGATAACTCTTGCTTCTGAAACTGTACGTAGTATACTGAAGATCGATGATATCGTCAATACAACTCAATAA